TTAagttccaaaaatgttttcacataaaACGCTCCAAAAAGGTTCCAGGATAGATTACCCCACAGAGCCCAACAACATCAAAAGAACTTTACCAACGGATAGTATTAGACACAACATAGTACTATGGTTTACACATCGAAAGTGGTTAAAAAGAAAACGATTTGAAACAAATtgcccccattttttttaatgaatgtttattattGATACAAAAAGAATTTTACTTGAGAGAAAGCAACTAGGAACATTGTTATTAAATAAtctgttttgtttctttaatTTCCAAAACTGCATTATCCCGCTATCATCCATTCCCACACTAGCCAATATGACTTACAAGCTCCATTTTCTAGCTCTCTGTGTGGACTCTAATGAACTGTAGGTGGGATACAAGAAAGCCTCTCTGCATTAGCCATGCTTCTTTATACAAAAACAACCCAGGCAACAGCTGTTTTCCTGTGTTAGTTTCATATCTATACACCGATAGAAAGCCAATTGCATATTGTCATGCAGGTTTGGCTtccagttcaaatgaaatgtaaaGAGAAAGAGATGCATCATTCTATCTTACCCGGTCTACCATGAAATCAATGGCATCTGCCATGACTGGATCCACTGGGCCAGAGGAGAAGTTCCCCAATAATATCTTTTTGAGCATGAAAGCTGGCATAAGCCAGAAGCTGAAGAGGAAAAATATCTTGTCAGAAAATGAGGACAAATAATTCCATTACCAACACCACACCAGAGCATTTGCCCGTCACATCCAAAGTTCAAAAGtaggtattctgagacaataatCACATTGGTCTTCATGTACTGGACAATATGCTGCATTCCCCACATAGttttttcctaattaaaacagcCCAGAGAAGTCAAAAAGCGAGAAATCTCTAACCTGCTTTCAGTCCTGACCAACACCAGTCCCCCTGCGAGAACATTCTATTAAAAGCAACTCAGAAGCAGGAAAGGGTAAATACCtaccaaaaaaaattacagaatgaGACCTGCATTTTTGAAACCAGGGAACTGGTGCCAAGGTCTTAAAACAAATTAGACTTTCCAATTAATCCAATTTTTGGGCTGTGTTTTCTATCCACCACTTCTCCCCAATCACTGAAAAAATGTCAACCtccatataaataatttaatatggTTCTCTCTCCCTTTGGCAGTTTAAATCCTAAAAAAGTTTTAATGGATGTGATGATGCCTTTGGTTTTGCCATAGACGGTACAATTACGATCCTTCCAgaaaagatcattcatttcaacaCACATGTGTAcagctgaatcttcagatatacaggtagaaacaatacaattctacctgtatctgacgaatCAGCACCAATGATGGCCGATGTTTGGAGGCCTTCAAAGGCactcaatcaaaattttccggctaACCCGATTGATTAGCCAgcagatatccaagtcttcttctgatatcggttggctcatctaccaccatacatgcaccaaatatcataGGGAAATTTGTTTTGCAAGATATTAtaggtgcgtctatggccaccttaagtgtgagTATTACTACTTATATTTTCAGTGGGGAAAACTAAGCAGTAAAATGATAAATGCACTACCTATTTGCTGTCCAGGTCTGGTTGAAAATAGAGGTATCACTGAACGAGTTACAGAGTATTAGGGACTGGACTCGGGGAGACTTGTGAGTGTACTCGGCAAACTTCTGCGCTAGGAATCCCCCAAGAGAAGCTCCAAATAAATGAACCTGCAAGCAACAGATAAAACAATTAAGTAGATATAAGTACACACTTCTGGCATTAGCAGGACATATTATGAAATGTATTAGGAGACACCAAATGTCCCGATATGTGACCTGCATTCCTGCAGATAGCCTGTATGGGCAAAGTGTATAGGCAGCTATGGAGTTGCCTCACATCAAACTGGCCACTAGAGCATGACAGAACAGAGGTCTTTTTCAtcataaatatttaattcatatgtacataaacagaataaaaatcaaGGCAAGGGCAtagtttacaaaaaaataattggtgactgGTCATCATAAGTGCCTACTACATTAAACTGAGAAGTGTTACGCAGAATAGCTCACCTTATCCAAGTGCAAATCATCCAGAAGTTTCCTGAATCCATCACAAAACTCTAAATGGTCCCAATAAACAGGGTACTGGAGCTGAAATGGGAAACACTGGTTACATCACTGCAATTCTATTCATACAATTCAAACAATACTGAGATTCATCAGTTTTTAAGGACAGAAAGTTAAGTATGATGTGACAGTAACAGAGTGACAAGGGCACTATTTATTAATAGAATGCACAGAGCAGCTACCATAGAaaagtgttcaagattaaaaaTGTATGTAGTGTGCTTGCAGTTGTATGTTGAAATCAACCCGTGGATACAATATTATAGGATGGATCTTACTGGAGAGCTAACCGTTCTAGCACTAATATTCTGGAGAGTTGCCTCTTTTAGCACTAACCTGGACAAAGAACTAACACACATTACACCCAGCCTGCTAGACCTTATAACACTAGCCATAATGAAGAGCTAGTCCTTCTGCTAATCACTCTAGCTTGAGCCTTTGCAAAGATCAAAAATTCTTAGTGTTAGAGTGTTAACTTTTCTAAAGTTCTAAACTGTTCCAAAGCCAGCCATAGAGTTATACTTTTAGTAGTAGAATAATAAACCCATCAAATAGGACCATAGCGAAGGATAAATGCATCTGAGGGAACTTTGTGTACATTGTGTCCCCTAAGAAAGTAATGCTCTACAGATATGTCTCTCTTACTCAGAGCTTGAATGTTGTTTCAGGTTAGATGGCTGTCTCTGTGCAAAGATGTTCTAGAGATACAAACTGCATAAATTATCTGAATATCTTATGGCATGTTAACCTCATGTTTCAAAGTCTATCCTGAGGTTCGCAGTGTTGTAGCAGATACAGTTGTGTATCTTTGCCAGTATACATGATGGTTTGTAAGGTTTCTGGTGACTGTAATGATCCAAAGGTTTTCAGtaaatggagactgacaccacctttcatgtttaaatgctactatgctggcttttatttggcacaaacacaaatcttcagcccactggcttcacataagGAATAACAGTcacacacctccttttaactacaaatTCATTAGCAAACTACCTCTTATTAGGCAGATGCAAAGCCTTACATGAAGCAAGGAATgtaagcccaccctgctctcttccattctctCCAGGGACCCATAGGACAGGAACAATattgtgcctatatatatatatatatatatatatatatatatatatatatatatatatatatattttttttttttttttattagatatatatactttattagaATATCAATACAATGCATTAGGCCATGGGTTAGTTGCACAGGTATTCCTGTTTCAACTTTGCCATAACCAGATTTATGTTTTATGGCACAAAGTAAGCTCCCACAACCAATTCTATCTAACACTGAGAATGTTAATCTGTATTAATCTGTATCGGTGGTAGAGAATTAATACTCCAAGCACTAAATCACAGAGGAGAGCTAAGACTATTAACTATAACCCTAATGGAGAGAGTTCTTTTGACTGCAGATCACACTACTGGTGACACATCAGTAACCCTTGGTTTtgtattaaagaaaacaaatacatatcCTTAAAATGTCTTTATAGTCAAAGTacagatgtattttatttatagccCAGCCCTAGAAAGCAGCAATAAATTGGTATCAGATAATTTTACGTTGCATCTATGTTTTGTAAGAAAGGGAGAGGATGAAGTCCTGGCCATTTGAGCATTAATGTTAGACCTTTCTTTCCGATTTCTTACTCACAGCGATAACTCTGTAGCCCCAGCCAGTCAGTGCCAGAATCTGATGGAAGAAGACGTCGGCAGTGCCGCTAACTGGAGGCAGAAATATAATGGGGCAGCGCACACTGCGGGGGCCGGCATCATAAAGAGACCACACCTTGCTGTCATCATCATCCACTATGATCTACAAAAAGAACAGCTCATAAATGAGAAACATATTAACAGACATGACTGAATGCCAAAATCCAAAACATATCAGCGCTACTGTCAACAATTATACCACCATCTGTTTAGATCTCTCTTTGCGTCTGGCAGCCAAACAGTAATTCCAGACACTTTCCTTTTCCACTCTATGGTCTAAGTATAGAAAAACAGAGGGGACTATACACCTTTACTCTCTACTCcatttcaagtttatttaaagtggaactgcaacttttttttccctctcaccCTGCAGACCATCCTACTTTTCTGCACTCAGCACCCCATCTAACACAATTCCCTAAAAGGGTCCCTATCAAACCAACACTGCAACTTCAGCATTGCTGGTTACCTATAGATGTCAGAAGTCCAAATATACATTGCATAGCTTGCAGCccttttgttgttgttgcattATAAACAAGGGTGCTGGGAGCCAACATTAGACATCACTGATATTGAAGCACAATAAATTGAATTAATTGCATCtcaaatattattaattatacagGCCCGGTTTAAGTGCAGGCGATGGTGGAAATGTGACTCAGAATGGGCTGCTGGCCAGAGAATACACTAGGAGTATGAAGAAATTCCTGTAATATAACTGTACAACTGTAATACTGTACGATTTTCATTACTGTTTACATCAGTGATGCCCAACCTGTTAAAAAAGAGCCGAAGGGTCGCAAATAATATATTTGATGTATAGAGATTTTGTGCCCTAGTTTCCGTCCCTGCCCTGGGCTCCCTTGCTCCATGCCTGGCAATATAGTGCTGCATAAATCCTTGTTCCTACTTATGTGAGCAAAGTCAGTAAGTTACACCATAGAATGTAAAGGATAAATTCCAGCACGCAGTATAATCAAGCTCAGTCTCTTAATGTCCTACTTACCCTTTTTAGGGAAACTGTGCTTCGAAACCAGTTATATTCTGGAGAGATTTTGATGGCTCCCATCTTCCGGAGAGGCAGATCTGCAGAGAAGAGGCAGGCATGTGATGAGTCAGGCTCATAAGGCAGAAAGTACACAACCACACATACGCACACGCACAAAGAGGTTTGTGTCTTCACTGTAATCAGGAAGCCTCCCTTCTTATCAGCCTTGCAAAGGTGTGCCTACTGATGCACACTTCCCTATGCTTTCTCAATATACTATCCTGGGACTGGAAAGCATCATGCATTGTATGTAAAGACTAAAATGAACAGAGAGACATAGTTTAACAACATAGTTTAATGAATAATTTTGATAAAACTAAGCGTCATCACTAACAGCCCAAACTAAGTTGGAACGGATGTCTGAAGGGACTGCACTAGCTACAGAGAGAATTGTGCACAACTGTAGAATGCTGCCATTTCCATCCAGTCCAATGCATTTTATGGTTCCACCAAAGAAACTCAGCgaaatggggaggggggggagttTTCTCAGCAGCCAATGAACCTGAACATGTTTCAGTAAAATGCAGAAATGAAAATAGATTAACAAATTATTTATTCCCATCATGTAAGTTTTTAAGTatcgtctgcctacccctatttccggccctgatTGACACATTGCTAACAAAGACTGTATCTGTCTAAGTGGGTCAGACGTCTGCCTTGCAGCGCTGGgctcctgagtttgattccactGCAAGGAGTTTGCGAGTTCTCCCTGtgcctgtgtgggtttcctcccacactccaaaaacatacatgccaattggctcctgataaagcTGACCATATTGTGTGTGAACATATATATAACGACCTTAGAATGTATGCTCCACTGGGGCTGTGATAAATGAGGTATaattgctgtaaatgtgttgtgCTGTACAAATAACTAATAGATAATTAAatggattctatcatgatttttatgatgtactttttatttctaaataaataattcactttactacaatatataatttaattcctgaaccagcaagtgtattttttttagttgtaatattggtgtgtaggcagcctgtcatttttacctggtcatgtgctttcagaaagagccagcactttaggatggaactgctttctggctggctgttTCTAATACTTAATGTAACTCAATGTGacgcagtggaacctggattttactattgagctatctggttaccttcccattgttccgttGTTAAGACTGCTGAGGGggaatgggagggggtgatatcactccaatttgcagtacagcagtaaagagttacagaagtttatcagaacacaagtcacatgactgggggcacctaggaaactgacgatatgtctagtcccatgccagatttcaaagttaaatataaaaaaaaatctgtttgctcttttgagaaatggattcagtgcaagaattctgctgaagcagcattattaaatgatgcgttttgaagaaaaaaaacgcattttcccatgacagtatccctttaagtgcaaatACGCAGATTCCCTTTTAGTAGGCCTCAGACCTACTTTATACAAGTCTGGCATTACATTTTCGTACAAAATGCTGTACTAGGGGTATTGCAATGAGCTCGACTCTGATGAACTGGATTACATGTATAAACTGTAATCCAGTACCAAAGACTGCCATGTCTATGTAGCATGTTCCCCTTGCATATTGCTGGGAATACATGCAGGTTTATCAGAGCTTCACAAACCCCTGCCCTGGAAAAGGGCAGCAGTGCCAGGAGGCTAAGAATGAATGGGGGTGGAGTCCATCAGTATAAGTTTAAGAAGAGAAATGAGAATGTTTGCCTAATCAACCACACACAGATATTCATCTCGCTGCTGTGCTTAGTCACATTCCAGCTGCAGTCATGTGAATGAACTCAGCTCTATCTGGCAAGTTAAACTGTATCATGTTATTATTGTGTAGGTCTGTGCTGCTGCCTATAGCTTATTATCTTGGTGATGTTATTACTTCCCTAAGAGGAAAGTGACATTTTCACTACTCCCCACACACcatcaaaacatgtttttttaaaggtttgcacggaatccaggattcggcctttttcagcaggatttggccgaatcctcctgcccggccaaaccaaatccgaatcctaatttgcatatgtaaattaggggcagggagggaaatcgcgtgactttttgtcacaaaacaaggagtaaaaaaatgttttcaccttcgcaccgctaatttgcatatgcaaattaggattcaaattcggttcggtatttacCTGAATATTTCTCCAAGGATTCGcggattcgccgaatccaaagtagtggatttggtgcatccctagtttttatttaagcattagtAACATTGATACAACAATAAACAATACAACTGGAaacccagttatccagaaagatccgaattactaAAATGCAGTCTCCCATGGACACCATTAAatccaaataaaacacatttttaaaaatggcttcctttttctctgtaataataaaacatatcaaaccaagatataattatctggaaatccgttatctggaaaacccaaggtcctgagcattcaggataacaggtcccatacctgtacaaacgtGTTTAGTTTCTGTGTCTTAAATACACCAACTACACCTATAAAGTGTGGTCAGTCTGGTGACTTACTCAAGATGATGGTCAGTCACCTGCTAGAGAAAAAGGAGGGCTTTGTGGTTCTCAGTGGACGGAGGAGTTCTAGTCTCAGAGGGTTACCCATATAGTATTAGTCTATAGCCTCAGCCCATTCTCTCCATATGTTGTAGTTATTTTTGGGGGCCTACCCTTAAAGTGTAGGTGAGTTGTATCACCTCCGAGGGAGAAGGGCTTGAAGTAGGCTGAGCCATCTAGTAAGTGACGAGGGGGAATGTGCCATCCATTGAAGGAGGATACATAAAACAATAAGGTTTGGAAAAGGATACGTGTTACAGATTCAAAGACAATATCTTCCACAATGTCGAATAGGCACACCTTGAGTGTAAGTATTTTAGGCAGGGATGTTGTGTTCTGAATATAGTCTAGCACCTGCTCCCAAAGTGTTGTACCTGCGGACATAGCCAAATTATATGGATAGGTAGTCCACATTGGGATGCCACATTTAGGGAAACATCGCCGTAAGGGAGTCATGTGAAGCCTGTGGatgattttaaattgaatttgtcgTAGGCCAGGTCATTTGCTTTCTCCCGATCTTCATCATCAAGCTCCACTACAGCATGATGCCAAGCTGTGTGAGCTGTGAGAAAGGAAGATTGGAGGGTAGAGAGGAGTAGAGAATATAGTATGGTGATCATCTTTTTAGAGCAGGGGTTTCTGAGAGTAATTTCTCCTTGACCACAAAGGGCACTATGGTCCTTTGGAATTGCTGCCAAAAGGCCTGTTGGAGTTGCAGATATGAGAAGCAGGGGAGCAACTCCCTGGTTCTGTGTGCCTGATCTGGTCTCTAGGTAACTGGCCCCTGCAATTTGTTGAAAGTTGGGTAGGTGAGAGTTACCCCATAGTGGCAAGCCCAGGGATAGAATCGGAGGCTTCAGCACCGCCGATGCAAGAAAtttagtttaaaaagcctttatttgaaacACATGGCATTAGATATGGGACAATTGAAACATTTCTGGCCTGCTCCCGGCCCTTTATTAAGCTACTGTTTAACTCACAAGGCTTCAGTTTATACAAATTCAGTATCATCTGCCATGCTTTGTAAGGTGTTCATGCAATGATCAGGTGTTCAGTTAGGATATCGGATAGTTTACGGAATGGGATATATTTCAGTGACTCCACTGAACTGGCTACTGCTGCCTGTAAGGGAAAGTTGGGATTGGGGCAGAACCACCATTGGACATAGCAAACCTGTACGGCTAGAAGGTAAAATTCCCAGTGTGGAGGCCTAGGCCACCTTCCCTAACtgatgctttaaaggaaaactatacaccccccccaaacaatgtaggtctctataaaaagatattgcataaaacagctcatatgtaaaaccctgcttcatgtaaacaaaccattttcataataataaacttttctagtagtacgtgccattgggtaatcgtaaatagaaaattgccattttaaaaaataagggccgccccctgcaatcgtatgattcatggtgcacacaaacatatttacttaaatatatattccagtttggtaagattctttaatataatatgatataaactatctgttgcttaagtattaattttgggggtatagttttcctgtaagCTTGGCTCTTTGcaataataatttgctttttacaagttaaagatataaataaattgtacatttatTCACATTATAATATTGATTTTGATAGTAGTGGTCCTTTACATTTTCAGCGATTTGTGTAAAAATACCTACATTGGACAAATATAATGATAATAGCAAAGGCTACAGTTCAATACGATCCatcaattccaaaaaaaaaacattcaactgAAATCCAAGGAAGAATCAAAAGCTTCTCCTGAAGCAGGGCATACATAACAAAGTCCTCTTGTTGGATTGTGATGGGCCAAATTAGTCTGATTCAATCCTTCGGGCCCGTGATTAGATTACATGGTGCCCTTCTGTCTAAAAAAACTGCAGGGTTTCACGTTTGCTTTGCATGCAGAACGCtgatgcataaaaaaaacatggagcagCTCTTTGCACTGTattaaaggtaaacaaataaATGTGACTCTAGCTTTAAATCTAGCTTCTGACTGGGCTGTTATACATGacttggactttgaaaaatgaaaagagtaTGAACTATAGTTTGCCTTTGTATATGAAGGTCATAAAGAAACATTAACACACAGGGCAAGACAAATACATTCACAGTTTTGCAGGAAGGCAAGGTTTACAGTATACAGACTTAATAACAGAGCTAAATATAGCAATTGttttctctaaaggtggccacacaaaGGTTGATCATACACGTTAGCCAACCGAGTGGCCTAAGCCAGGActgaacaggcagataaattATGTCGGGGCCATATGCAGTTAGGCCACGGTCATTTGTTTTTtcgaccacacccatttttgtggatacccccctaattaccatgttcattttacaaaatttgacaggttatgaaagtttgaacacatttcagtggtttttatgtattattacagttttgctaatgaagatgaattgacctgcaagtcagtttccccaagagacctgcttgtcttaaattgttataaaagtatctaagtatctattctgggctctctgccaaaaaccaattaagttagaaacgttgcatctttttctggttgttcagtgtaggagatcaaagaaaaagttgggacatttcagtaagaaacccgggactgcgggttgagctgtaaaaatcgGGACTGtaccgtgaaaaacaggacagttgggaggtttgcaaCATGTAGGTCAATAGAAAATGTATCTTActagtagttaaagggatacactcatgggaaaacaggtttctttcaaaatgcatcagttaacagtgctgctccagcagacttctgcactgagatccgtttttcaaaagagcaaactggtttttttttatatttaattttgaaatctgacatggggctagaaatatttagtcagtttctcaggtgcacCAAGTCATGTGTAAGTCTACAAGTGTTTCCTAGTGTGGAAGGACACTGTGGGAGGTGCACCCAAACAAATATGGATTGAACAAGGTGTGTGCTGCTTGAATTTGATTGAAGTTGACAGAATGAAAAATGACAAATACCGAGAAGGGTCAGGGGCCAGTCACTGCCCGAATTTCGACACTGCTCCTCTTGGCCTCCCTCTCCTGCTCTGGTCACTGGTATGTGTACACACGTGCGGGGAGTTTGCAGTATGTGCGGGGAGTTTGCAGTATGTGCGGGGAGTTTGCAGTATGTGCGGGGAGTTTGCAGTATGTGCGGGGAGTTTGCAGTATGTGCGGGGAGTTTGCAGTATGTGCGGGGAGTTTGCAGTATGTGCGGGGAGTTTGCAGTATGTGCGGGGGCCTGGAGTGGGCTTTGTGGCACGGGGCACCTGAGACAGCATCCCCATGGGCCCCAGCAGGCCCCCCAATCTGACCCAGAGGAGggtgaagaataacttgattatttcagaaaagaatCAGAATTTTTGATTATatgtagaaaatgtcttattttagtatgatccTTTCAGCAAGGTGCAACCCTGAGATCTGCAATAGCCAGTCCATCTCCTATTGAAACTGTCAGGAAGCAGATGCTGTTCTCTCAATCAAAATGCCTCATGTACTTACTTCTTCAGCCTTTCTTTAGTGACTATAAAAGCCCCCAGAAAGTCCAGCCATTCTATTTATAGGGGGAGGCAACTATCAGTATCTCTCAAACTTTTAAATGTGCACTTTGCTCCTGTCTCCAGTTTGCCTGCCCTGCACCTGCAGCTCCACTGCTCTATACAGAGTCCTACTGTTAGGCGCACTATGTATACACTACGTACAATCACAAAATCTATAGCACAAGGGGAATTGCACGCCCTCATAGCCCACGAATGAACGTGATACCTGGTACGGTTCCTTTCAAGCGCTGACTGCGATCCCGCTCTGAGTCGCCCTGCTTTCAGCTACTTCCGGGTTCTGTCAGGCGCTTGCAGGAAGAAAATGACGCGCACGGCGAAGGAGGCCGAATCACGTGATACATCATGTGCTCTGTATTTATTTCCTTCATATACGTAAGAAGTGTCTTAGTTTGACCATAATTATCAACTGAGTGGTAGATGCAGCTGACGTGCTTGAACTTCATGATAAACACGTGCTTTTTTTCACGTTCAGCTACTGGATATTTAACTATTATAAGTTTATAACAATACGGTAGATCAACGTGATTAAACTGTCCCTAATGTGCGTACAGTTGGAGGCAAGGAGTGACTATACATTGCCTGTGCAGTGCTGTTATTTAATGCCACCAATAatgtaaatacaattctaaatccGATAAACGTCCCTTGTTAGTTATAAGCCAACCCTGTTTATTAATAAGTGACTTTTGCTATCTACGATTAgccagcaaataaaataaatggcacaaGACGCGTCAACCCCGGGCATCCAATAAAATGCGGGTAAATATTGTTGTCGGGTAAGGAGagcggccatcttggattctggCAAAAGTTATTCTTAGCCATAAGAACAAACTCATAAGGTCGTGAAAATATTAGCTTTTCAAAAATGAGCCCCGCTTCATAGTTTCCCCTTCCCAGTAGGAAATTACTTAAACAGCTAATCTGTTTGGCGATTTAAGCAGTAGCGAACAAGATTGAGAATTTGATAGCTCATCTGTACGAACGAAATCGAGGCGTGGAACAGTGACGtcaaactgtcatttttttttttcagtcccaAAGTGTCCGCTGATTGGTTGCCTGCGTCCCGTGCGCCGGGCTGACGACAGTCGCTGCTAGTTGGGCCTGGTTCCCTGTCCCCGCTGCTATCTTCGTCTTTCTATGTTTCTCTTTTAAGGCGACAGCCTTTAGCAACGGCTCGAATAAACACGTCCTCACTTGGCCGGTGTCAGGCCTCCTTCACGCTTTTGTCTTGTGCTTCCGAGGCACCGTAGGGGCATC
Above is a genomic segment from Xenopus laevis strain J_2021 chromosome 3L, Xenopus_laevis_v10.1, whole genome shotgun sequence containing:
- the spg21.L gene encoding maspardin-like, which encodes MGAIKISPEYNWFRSTVSLKRIIVDDDDSKVWSLYDAGPRSVRCPIIFLPPVSGTADVFFHQILALTGWGYRVIALQYPVYWDHLEFCDGFRKLLDDLHLDKVHLFGASLGGFLAQKFAEYTHKSPRVQSLILCNSFSDTSIFNQTWTANSFWLMPAFMLKKILLGNFSSGPVDPVMADAIDFMVDRLESLNQSELASRLTLNCQNAYVEPHKIRDTAVTIMDVFDQSALSMDAKEEMYKLYPNARRAHLKTGGNFPYLCRSAEVNLYVQIHLRQFHGTRYAAIDPAMVNAEELEVQKSCPQTTAEAT